The segment AGCACCGGATCGGCTACCGTGGCGTAGAGGTAGACATGACCGCTGTCCCACAACAGCTTCACGTGGGCGGTCGCGCCCGAGGTGCCAAAAGCGAACCGGTTCGTCACGATCTCCGTGGCGGTGCGCCAGACGCGATCTTGTTCGCCATCGATGGTCGGCGTGCCGCGGCCCACGGTGACAATGTTTTTCTCCGGCAGCAGCGTGAAGGCCCCGAAACCGGAGTTGTCGACGTCCTGCGCGTGATGCGTGTCACTCCACGACTGCTGGCGTCCGGTGCTGCCGTCGGTGACGCGGAGGTCGAAGAGCACGTTGTCGCCGACGCTGAGCGCGGACGAAACGGGCACACTCGCCAGCAGCAGATAACCGTTGCGCGTCGGCGTGAGCAACCCCTCTGCGCCGGCCGGCCGCTGGATGCCGTAGCGGTTGAACGTGAACGTCTGCCCGCCGAGGAAAATCTCGACGCGATCGCCGGCCTGCATCCGCGTGCGGTCGGTCACCTCGACGGAGAGGTGAATCGCGTTGGCGCTCCAGACGGCCTTGAACTGGCCCCACGAAGCGGAGCCGTCGCCCGGGTCGAGTGGGACCGGTGCGAGCGCGACCCACGTCTTCAGGTTGCTGAGCAGCCCGGCCGGCTTCTGCGTGACGTTGAGCTTCTTCGGCAGCACCGGCAGCTGCGAAGGATCGACGACGCCATAGTAGGCCGGCTTGGCCTGGAGCTGTTCGTCAAACAGCAGCGGTTTGTCGTCGCGCCGGATCGGGAAGGTCTTCAGCCACGTGTTATCGTCAGCGAGACCCCAGAGTGTAACCGAGCTGATCTGGCTGCTCTTCGCGCGGAAAAGGTCGAACAGGTCCCGATAACGATAGCCCTGCCGCACGAGTGTTTCCTGCGAGACAGGTGAGGTGTCGGTGTCGTTGGAATAGGCGCTGATGTCGAGCTCGGTGATCTGGTTGTCGAGGCCCAGCGACGTGAACAAATCGATACTCTGCGCGATCCGTTCGAGCGGGGGATAGTCGATGCGGATGTGGGTCTGGTGTCCGACGCCGTCGACGCGGATGCCGCGCGCGAGCAGGCCGCGCACGACGTTGGCGAGCGCATCGCGTTTGGCGGGGTCTTCCGTGTTGAAATCGTTGATGTAGAGCCCGCCGGTCGTGGTCGCAGCAGCGGCGAACTGGAATGCGAGATCGATGTAGTCGGGCCCGATGATCTGCAGCCAGGGCGTGTTGCGGAGCCCGTTGGGTTGCGAGGGATCGATCACTTCATTCACCACGTCCCAATCGGAAACGACGTCGTTGTAGCGACTCACGACCGCATTGAGGTGCGATTGCAGGCGCTGGATGAGCAGCGCGCGATGCGCCGGGTTACCGGACTCGAGCGGATTGCCGACGGCGTCGCGGAACAGCCACGCCGGGTTCTGGTTGTGCCAAAGCAGCGTGTGACCGCGCATCTTGAGCCCATTGGCGCGCGCGAAATTCGCGATCGCGTCCGCCGGGCCCCAGTTGAAATTGCCCTCCGTCGGCTCAATCGGGCCCCACTTCATCGCGTTGCCCGCAACAATGCTGTTGAA is part of the Opitutus terrae PB90-1 genome and harbors:
- a CDS encoding endo-1,4-beta-xylanase; the protein is MTPIPHTSVRSANTRVLRRWMMLPLVRRLGLLAGVALGFAALPATAQVVSNTFEDGTTQGWTARGPVTLTSSTDVAHAGTRSLKTTGRTAAWNGPALDLRPLLAANTTYTISGWVRLVAGQPTSNLKFTVEMRAAGEASNSYVQVNNATAVTDGAWVQLQGTFSFTSASNDNLTLYLESSDATSAYYLDDFTITGGSDGPPPDTSGLATDFETGTSEGWGPRGPVTLTPTTETAATGSYSLRVTGRTASWQGPTINVLGKLSKGSRYAIGVRVKLLAGEPASNVRVSLQADNNGSTSFLTVIGNTPVTDAGWVDLATVYNFGADATQLQLYVETDTGTASFYIDDFILDYIAPPTVQDITPVKSVLASYFDIGVAVEPPELSGPHAQLLLKHFNSIVAGNAMKWGPIEPTEGNFNWGPADAIANFARANGLKMRGHTLLWHNQNPAWLFRDAVGNPLESGNPAHRALLIQRLQSHLNAVVSRYNDVVSDWDVVNEVIDPSQPNGLRNTPWLQIIGPDYIDLAFQFAAAATTTGGLYINDFNTEDPAKRDALANVVRGLLARGIRVDGVGHQTHIRIDYPPLERIAQSIDLFTSLGLDNQITELDISAYSNDTDTSPVSQETLVRQGYRYRDLFDLFRAKSSQISSVTLWGLADDNTWLKTFPIRRDDKPLLFDEQLQAKPAYYGVVDPSQLPVLPKKLNVTQKPAGLLSNLKTWVALAPVPLDPGDGSASWGQFKAVWSANAIHLSVEVTDRTRMQAGDRVEIFLGGQTFTFNRYGIQRPAGAEGLLTPTRNGYLLLASVPVSSALSVGDNVLFDLRVTDGSTGRQQSWSDTHHAQDVDNSGFGAFTLLPEKNIVTVGRGTPTIDGEQDRVWRTATEIVTNRFAFGTSGATAHVKLLWDSGHVYLYATVADPVLSKASPNPWEEDSVEIFVDPNNAQTTSYQSDDAQYRVNFDNEVSAGGTSSVARIVSATRRVSGGYVVEAAIAIDAGETVRGSALGFDLQVNDDSGGGTRTSVATWNDESGNAYQDTSQFGAIILR